From the Deltaproteobacteria bacterium genome, one window contains:
- a CDS encoding AAA family ATPase — protein sequence MIIGLTGKNGSGKGEVAKLLTSSGFIYYSLSDVLRDELKKQGKEVTRENLIEIGNRLRTEGGPSVLADR from the coding sequence ATGATTATCGGCCTGACCGGAAAAAATGGCTCAGGTAAAGGGGAAGTCGCCAAGCTTCTGACTTCCAGCGGCTTCATCTATTACTCCCTCTCCGACGTCCTGCGGGACGAGTTGAAAAAACAGGGGAAAGAAGTCACGCGCGAAAATCTCATCGAAATCGGCAACCGCCTTCGCACCGAGGGAGGGCCGTCTGTTTTGGCCGACCGC